One window of Chryseobacterium indologenes genomic DNA carries:
- a CDS encoding CinA family protein: MNFQQNLLEYISQSLMTTDETISIAESVTSGCLQLAFSQMPNASMFYKGGMTTYSLPEKVRLLIVNREEAEECDCVSENIAETMALNVARLYESDWSIATTGYCTPIRNSGYKIFAYFSFSYKGEIILTKKLELHPKTQALNAQLYYTEFILGCFKSELNRLLILK; this comes from the coding sequence ATGAATTTTCAACAAAATCTCTTAGAATATATAAGTCAGTCCCTGATGACTACAGATGAGACCATTTCAATTGCTGAAAGTGTCACTTCAGGATGCCTTCAGCTGGCTTTTTCACAGATGCCCAATGCTTCAATGTTTTACAAAGGAGGCATGACAACCTATTCTTTACCGGAAAAAGTAAGATTATTAATAGTCAACCGAGAGGAAGCGGAAGAATGTGACTGTGTTTCAGAAAATATTGCAGAAACCATGGCATTAAACGTTGCCAGACTTTACGAATCCGACTGGTCTATTGCTACAACTGGCTACTGCACACCCATCCGGAATTCCGGCTATAAAATTTTTGCATATTTTTCATTTTCATATAAAGGAGAGATCATTCTGACTAAAAAACTTGAACTGCATCCCAAAACACAAGCCCTGAATGCCCAGCTCTATTATACGGAATTCATTTTAGGGTGTTTTAAAAGTGAACTTAACAGGCTTTTAATCCTAAAATAA
- a CDS encoding SDR family oxidoreductase, whose translation MGKLENKSVLITGADSGIGKAVALLFALEGADIAIIYHSSDNDAEKTKEEIENLNRKCIIFQGDINDYEFCEKTVKDVISAFGKIDILINNAGVQFPAESIEKLEEKNIRQTFDSNIVGMILLTKVVFPYLKEGDSVINTTSVSAYQGHPELIDYSATKGAIVSFTRSLALQAKPKGIRINAVAPGPVATPLTEETFDEEEENPNKPPLERNATPEEIAFSFLFLAGTEASQITGQVLHPNGGLIVNG comes from the coding sequence ATGGGAAAACTAGAAAACAAATCTGTTTTGATTACAGGAGCAGACAGCGGAATCGGCAAAGCTGTAGCCCTTCTTTTTGCCTTGGAGGGAGCAGATATAGCAATTATATATCATTCAAGTGATAATGATGCTGAAAAAACAAAAGAAGAAATCGAAAACCTGAATAGAAAATGCATCATCTTTCAAGGGGATATCAATGATTATGAATTTTGTGAAAAAACTGTGAAAGATGTTATTTCAGCATTCGGAAAAATTGATATTCTCATCAATAATGCAGGTGTTCAGTTTCCCGCAGAAAGTATTGAAAAACTTGAAGAAAAAAATATCAGGCAGACCTTTGATTCTAATATCGTAGGGATGATTTTATTAACGAAAGTTGTGTTTCCTTATTTAAAAGAAGGAGACTCTGTCATCAATACCACCTCAGTTTCTGCCTATCAGGGACATCCTGAACTGATTGATTATTCCGCTACAAAAGGCGCTATTGTTTCTTTTACCCGTTCATTGGCATTGCAGGCAAAACCAAAAGGAATCCGGATCAATGCCGTTGCTCCCGGACCTGTTGCGACTCCGCTCACTGAAGAAACATTTGATGAAGAAGAAGAAAATCCCAACAAACCACCTCTGGAGAGAAATGCTACTCCGGAAGAAATAGCCTTCAGCTTTCTGTTTCTGGCAGGTACTGAAGCCTCACAAATTACGGGGCAGGTGCTTCATCCTAACGGAGGACTGATTGTAAACGGCTAA
- a CDS encoding NAD(P)/FAD-dependent oxidoreductase: MYRDGARKSIWQEEVRKFSTETDLNQLFDVAIVGGGITGVSTALKLQESGLRCIILEAANIGFGTTGGTTAHLNDFFDTTFNQVISDFGLDNAKLYAESGADAIKIIEDNIHQYKISCDFTRKSAYLFALDEKQEDRLKDIVEGAANVGHEMSYVNEIPFPIPFKEAVLIPGQGHFHPIKYIKGLCDAFINLGGSIQENCLCEDHDEREDYVILKTSKGEIKAKNVVYATHIPPGVNLLHFTNAPYRSYAMAFTMKNDKYPWELGYDLCEPYHYYRIQSLNGENLLIAGGEDHKTGHADDTGVCFSRLENYVRKYFEVETVYYTWSSQYYEPVDGLPYIGKLPGAKQRIFAATGFRGNGMIFGTFPHRFCMI; this comes from the coding sequence ATGTACAGAGACGGAGCAAGAAAAAGTATATGGCAGGAAGAGGTCAGAAAATTTTCTACAGAAACTGATCTCAACCAACTATTTGATGTTGCCATAGTAGGTGGTGGAATTACCGGAGTTTCAACAGCGCTGAAGCTTCAGGAATCCGGACTGCGATGTATTATTCTTGAAGCAGCCAATATAGGATTTGGTACTACAGGAGGCACAACAGCCCATTTAAATGATTTCTTTGATACCACTTTTAATCAGGTTATCAGTGATTTTGGTTTGGATAATGCCAAACTCTATGCAGAATCCGGAGCTGATGCTATTAAAATTATTGAAGATAATATCCATCAATACAAGATCAGCTGTGATTTTACACGGAAGTCAGCCTATCTTTTTGCGTTGGACGAAAAACAGGAGGACCGTTTGAAAGACATCGTGGAAGGAGCGGCCAATGTAGGCCATGAGATGAGCTATGTGAACGAAATCCCTTTTCCGATCCCATTCAAAGAAGCAGTGCTTATTCCGGGGCAGGGGCATTTTCATCCCATAAAATACATCAAAGGACTTTGTGATGCTTTTATAAATCTCGGTGGATCTATTCAGGAAAACTGTCTCTGTGAAGATCATGATGAGAGGGAAGATTATGTAATTTTAAAAACTTCAAAAGGGGAGATAAAAGCAAAAAATGTAGTATATGCCACCCATATTCCTCCCGGTGTCAACCTTCTTCACTTTACCAATGCTCCTTACAGAAGCTATGCCATGGCATTTACAATGAAAAATGATAAATATCCCTGGGAACTTGGTTATGATCTCTGTGAACCTTATCATTATTACAGAATTCAGAGCCTCAATGGGGAGAATTTATTGATTGCCGGGGGTGAAGATCACAAAACAGGGCATGCAGATGATACAGGAGTATGTTTTTCAAGACTTGAAAACTATGTAAGAAAATATTTTGAGGTAGAAACAGTATATTACACCTGGTCCAGTCAATACTATGAACCTGTGGACGGTCTGCCGTATATAGGAAAGCTTCCGGGAGCTAAACAAAGAATATTTGCTGCAACAGGCTTCCGGGGTAACGGAATGATATTCGGGACCTTTCCTCACAGATTCTGCATGATCTGA
- a CDS encoding Rieske 2Fe-2S domain-containing protein: MKEAAAVAFDFIKDKIVTEKIDSFSEVGEGEAKVIRYESESYALYKENDGTLHLLKSTCPHAGCEVRWNSAELSWDCPCHGSRFNVNGKILTGPTTKSLQKVFSYQKRDS; this comes from the coding sequence GTGAAAGAAGCAGCAGCAGTAGCTTTTGATTTTATAAAAGATAAGATTGTAACCGAAAAAATTGACTCTTTTTCAGAAGTAGGAGAAGGAGAGGCAAAAGTGATCCGTTACGAATCAGAATCCTATGCACTTTATAAAGAAAATGACGGCACTTTACATCTGTTGAAAAGTACCTGTCCGCATGCAGGTTGTGAAGTCCGGTGGAACAGTGCTGAGCTGAGCTGGGACTGTCCATGCCATGGATCTCGTTTCAATGTCAACGGAAAAATTCTTACCGGACCAACCACAAAGAGCCTGCAGAAAGTATTTTCTTACCAAAAACGTGATTCCTAA
- a CDS encoding AraC family transcriptional regulator: protein MKCGLIEKTESQFVDSIEKEAYVWCEKNWKHDEYEHQHNRAQLTFVEEGYQYFHIDRKIYLVPQHHVIWIPSEKAHKITSEAQTVNLMVFLFKTVFDDEFYQNVQVFAVPPVLKEMLLYASKWNQSLDENEEQDIFFKAILKSLPNFCKESSGLEIPVPTDIRLIPVCNDINTHFKYNLDIDSLAEKAQMSVRSLQRIFKNETGITLQKYLQLTRILKSIELIDTRQYTLSEVAYKVGYQSLSAFTSSYYAIMQVKPKLNKNQG from the coding sequence ATGAAATGTGGACTGATTGAAAAAACGGAAAGCCAGTTTGTAGATTCCATCGAAAAAGAAGCCTATGTATGGTGTGAGAAAAACTGGAAACATGACGAGTATGAACACCAGCATAACCGTGCCCAGCTTACGTTTGTGGAAGAAGGATATCAATATTTCCATATCGATAGGAAAATCTACCTTGTCCCACAACATCATGTCATTTGGATTCCGTCAGAAAAAGCCCATAAAATAACTTCCGAAGCACAAACGGTGAATCTAATGGTATTTCTATTTAAAACCGTTTTTGATGATGAATTTTACCAGAATGTACAGGTATTTGCCGTTCCTCCTGTTCTAAAGGAGATGCTTTTGTATGCTTCAAAATGGAACCAATCATTGGATGAAAATGAAGAACAGGATATTTTCTTTAAAGCGATATTAAAGAGCCTTCCTAATTTCTGCAAAGAAAGCAGCGGCCTGGAAATTCCTGTTCCTACAGATATCAGACTGATTCCTGTATGTAATGATATCAATACTCATTTTAAGTATAATCTGGATATAGATTCGTTAGCTGAAAAAGCCCAAATGTCTGTGAGAAGCCTTCAGAGAATTTTTAAAAATGAAACGGGAATTACCCTGCAAAAATACCTGCAGCTAACAAGAATTTTAAAAAGCATAGAACTGATAGACACCAGACAGTACACCTTGAGCGAAGTTGCTTATAAGGTAGGATATCAAAGTCTTTCGGCATTCACCTCATCCTACTACGCAATCATGCAAGTAAAACCCAAACTCAATAAAAATCAGGGGTAA
- a CDS encoding Atu1372/SO_1960 family protein encodes MKKLCLFFILILLSNITNIMAQNKAKILVLIHSDNGGTYELAKEVAKGIESENYAVPYIKLVKPSQHPNLKNLPVATADELTNYDGIAFGSPVYFGNISTGMSEFLSKTVQLWTSHALEGVPATVFMSAGSGAGKELALQAFWNSLAVHGMVLIPNGIRGTEELNKAIPQGNSVLGVTSMASLKDVERPTKGERNIAELQGKNFAKIALALKDTRPKKSTPIVENHQNFNEILKQKNILLPQVPKPAGNYQPFVRSGNLVFINQVALKDGKILNPGKLGVEVNEQQVKDATKVTMLNVISVLNEAVGGDLSRVKQCVQLTGIFNTKDDYTKHADLMNVASDLAVEVFGDKGKHARATFGASSIPVNSSVEIQAVFEVE; translated from the coding sequence ATGAAAAAATTATGTCTTTTTTTTATTTTAATTTTATTATCTAATATCACCAATATCATGGCACAAAATAAAGCTAAAATACTGGTTCTTATCCATTCTGATAATGGTGGAACCTACGAACTGGCCAAAGAGGTGGCCAAGGGCATTGAAAGCGAAAATTATGCGGTTCCTTATATCAAATTAGTCAAACCTTCCCAACATCCCAATCTGAAAAATCTGCCTGTAGCAACAGCAGATGAACTCACAAACTATGATGGAATTGCTTTTGGCTCACCGGTTTATTTCGGGAATATCAGTACAGGAATGAGTGAATTTTTATCCAAAACCGTTCAGCTTTGGACCAGTCACGCTTTGGAAGGAGTTCCGGCTACTGTTTTTATGTCAGCAGGAAGCGGGGCAGGAAAGGAACTTGCCCTTCAGGCATTCTGGAACAGCCTTGCCGTACACGGGATGGTATTGATACCCAACGGAATTCGTGGAACAGAAGAGCTAAACAAAGCTATTCCGCAGGGAAATAGTGTTTTAGGAGTAACAAGTATGGCTTCTTTAAAAGATGTTGAAAGACCTACCAAGGGAGAAAGAAATATTGCTGAGCTTCAGGGGAAAAACTTTGCAAAAATTGCATTGGCGCTGAAAGATACCCGCCCGAAAAAAAGTACACCTATCGTTGAAAATCATCAGAACTTCAATGAAATACTGAAACAGAAAAATATTCTGCTTCCTCAGGTTCCTAAACCCGCAGGAAACTATCAGCCGTTTGTACGTTCAGGAAATCTTGTATTTATTAATCAGGTTGCTTTGAAAGACGGGAAAATTCTCAATCCTGGAAAATTAGGTGTTGAAGTGAATGAACAACAGGTAAAAGACGCTACAAAAGTGACCATGCTGAATGTTATTTCTGTTTTGAATGAAGCGGTAGGAGGAGATTTGAGCAGAGTAAAACAATGTGTGCAGCTTACAGGAATTTTCAATACAAAAGATGATTATACAAAACATGCAGACTTGATGAATGTTGCTTCAGACCTGGCTGTTGAAGTTTTCGGAGACAAAGGAAAGCATGCGAGAGCAACTTTTGGAGCCTCGTCAATTCCGGTGAATTCTTCTGTTGAAATCCAGGCGGTTTTTGAAGTAGAATAG
- a CDS encoding PLP-dependent aminotransferase family protein: protein MLRPWKLELEIDKKLDKAVYLQIADTIISDIRSGRLKAGDALPGSRNLAQTLKINRNTVVEAYQVLINEEWVISRERKGIFVSERLPVLHERNAEIIHNSHHQPGKTGAILINFDDGHPDSKIAPVTELARAYRQIFSIKAKWQMMGYGDEHGDREFRKMISQMLNHQRGMHIHEDEISITRGSQMGMFLTAQTLFTSGDAVIVEDPGYQPAWQVFEYAGAQLLPAPVDHEGISIEAIEKLLARHQNVKAIYITPHRQYPTTVTLSLSRRLRLIELSNQYNITIIEDDYDNEFHFGYRPILPISSFPELQNYVYIGTLSKVVAPALRIGYLATANQELLKKIGDLRKIIDVHGDVIMEQAVLQLIKEGAVKKHIRKATVHYKHKRDFVFELLKKHMNGIADFTLPEGGLAFWIVPKVKLDWDAVTAQLLEKNIKIIPPKQYSQHHVNGFRLSYGALSEEQLEQSIPVISEVFAQFF from the coding sequence ATGTTACGCCCTTGGAAATTAGAATTGGAAATTGATAAAAAGCTTGACAAAGCTGTTTATCTACAGATTGCAGATACCATTATCAGTGATATCCGCTCAGGAAGATTAAAAGCCGGAGATGCACTTCCCGGAAGTCGGAATCTTGCACAAACCCTGAAAATCAACAGAAATACTGTAGTAGAAGCTTATCAGGTGCTGATCAATGAAGAATGGGTGATTTCGAGAGAAAGGAAAGGCATTTTTGTATCCGAAAGACTGCCTGTTTTGCATGAAAGAAATGCTGAAATAATCCATAACTCTCACCATCAACCCGGAAAAACAGGTGCTATTTTAATTAATTTTGATGATGGTCATCCCGACAGTAAGATTGCCCCTGTAACGGAACTGGCAAGGGCATACAGACAGATTTTCAGCATTAAGGCGAAGTGGCAGATGATGGGTTACGGAGATGAACATGGTGACAGGGAATTCCGCAAAATGATTTCTCAAATGCTTAATCACCAGCGCGGAATGCATATTCATGAAGATGAAATTTCTATTACAAGAGGCAGCCAGATGGGAATGTTTCTGACCGCTCAGACTCTTTTTACTTCCGGTGATGCTGTTATTGTAGAAGATCCGGGATATCAGCCTGCGTGGCAGGTTTTTGAGTATGCGGGAGCACAACTTTTGCCTGCACCTGTAGACCATGAAGGAATCAGTATCGAAGCCATTGAAAAGCTTTTAGCAAGACATCAGAATGTAAAAGCAATATACATTACCCCTCACAGACAATATCCTACTACTGTTACTCTGAGTTTATCCAGAAGATTAAGATTAATAGAATTGTCAAACCAATACAATATCACGATCATTGAAGATGATTATGATAATGAGTTTCATTTCGGGTACCGCCCTATCCTGCCAATTTCAAGCTTTCCGGAGCTTCAGAATTATGTTTATATCGGAACTTTGAGTAAGGTGGTTGCACCTGCTTTGAGAATTGGCTATCTCGCCACTGCCAATCAGGAATTATTGAAAAAAATAGGAGATCTGAGAAAGATTATTGATGTTCACGGAGATGTCATTATGGAACAGGCCGTTCTTCAGCTGATAAAAGAAGGAGCTGTAAAGAAACACATCAGAAAAGCAACCGTTCATTACAAACATAAAAGAGATTTTGTTTTTGAGCTGCTGAAAAAGCATATGAATGGGATTGCAGATTTTACGCTGCCTGAGGGCGGACTTGCTTTTTGGATTGTGCCTAAAGTAAAATTAGATTGGGATGCTGTAACTGCTCAGTTATTGGAAAAAAATATAAAAATCATTCCCCCGAAACAGTACAGTCAGCATCATGTAAATGGGTTCAGATTGAGCTATGGAGCACTTTCTGAAGAACAACTGGAACAAAGTATACCTGTTATTTCAGAAGTTTTTGCTCAGTTTTTTTAA
- a CDS encoding cupin domain-containing protein: MDKKQFSSKDFHETFARPKYVKPSHLIHKNVENAGEHNQFSTERKHPVFFVDLPSKNVSMTIGGLTPGQQTNRHRHTYETVLFVIEGKGWTEVEDERVHWEAGDAVYIPSWAWHKHQNLSDTEPAKYIACENAPQLQNLGVALREEEGRDL; encoded by the coding sequence ATGGACAAGAAACAATTCAGTTCTAAAGATTTCCACGAAACTTTTGCAAGACCCAAGTATGTAAAACCAAGCCATTTGATTCATAAAAATGTTGAAAATGCAGGAGAACACAACCAGTTTTCAACAGAAAGGAAACATCCCGTTTTCTTTGTAGATCTTCCAAGTAAAAATGTCAGTATGACGATTGGCGGACTTACTCCCGGACAGCAAACCAACAGACATCGCCATACCTACGAAACCGTATTATTTGTGATCGAAGGGAAAGGCTGGACAGAAGTAGAAGATGAAAGAGTGCACTGGGAAGCAGGAGATGCCGTATATATTCCTTCATGGGCGTGGCACAAGCATCAGAATCTCAGCGATACTGAACCCGCCAAGTATATCGCCTGCGAAAATGCTCCTCAGCTGCAGAATCTGGGGGTTGCTTTGAGAGAAGAAGAAGGCAGGGACCTTTAA
- a CDS encoding dihydrodipicolinate synthase family protein: MKNVPFKGIIAYPITPFDENEKVNIPLFKHLVERLVISGSHGIAPLGSTGVMPYLSDEEKEEVTEATLQQVKGRIPTLVGVSNLTTEKTIHHAQFAEKAGADAVMIIPMSYWKLTDDEIVTHYDAVARKISIPIMAYNNPATSGVDMSPALLKRLLEIPNVTMIKESTGDVQRMHFLRRELGEEVAFYNGSNPLALAAFSAGARGWCTAAPNLIPELTISLYNAVEEGNLEKAKAIFYQQFDLLKFIVNKGLPRAVKSGLTILGEDGGNLRSPLKPLKEKETEELKNIIKTLVN; the protein is encoded by the coding sequence ATGAAAAATGTTCCATTTAAAGGGATTATTGCCTATCCCATAACACCTTTTGATGAAAATGAAAAAGTAAATATTCCTCTTTTCAAACATCTGGTAGAAAGACTGGTTATTTCCGGAAGCCATGGAATTGCTCCGTTGGGAAGTACCGGGGTAATGCCTTACTTATCTGATGAAGAAAAAGAAGAAGTAACGGAAGCTACTTTACAGCAGGTAAAAGGAAGAATTCCAACGCTTGTTGGGGTTTCCAATCTTACAACGGAGAAAACTATTCATCACGCTCAGTTTGCAGAAAAAGCAGGTGCTGATGCGGTTATGATTATCCCGATGAGTTATTGGAAACTTACAGATGATGAAATTGTAACGCATTATGATGCGGTAGCACGGAAGATTTCTATTCCGATTATGGCCTATAATAATCCGGCAACAAGTGGAGTAGACATGTCACCGGCCTTGTTGAAAAGACTCCTGGAAATTCCTAATGTAACCATGATCAAAGAAAGTACAGGAGATGTTCAGAGAATGCACTTTTTGAGAAGAGAATTGGGCGAAGAAGTGGCATTCTATAATGGTTCTAATCCTTTGGCATTGGCTGCGTTCTCTGCCGGAGCAAGAGGCTGGTGTACCGCTGCCCCGAATCTTATTCCTGAACTCACCATCAGCCTTTATAATGCAGTTGAAGAAGGAAATCTTGAAAAAGCAAAAGCTATTTTCTACCAACAGTTCGATCTTTTAAAATTTATTGTCAATAAAGGATTGCCAAGAGCAGTAAAATCAGGGCTGACAATTCTGGGGGAAGATGGCGGAAATTTGAGAAGTCCTTTAAAACCTCTCAAGGAAAAAGAAACTGAAGAATTAAAAAATATTATTAAAACCCTTGTTAATTAA
- a CDS encoding thioredoxin family protein translates to MKKSIFYHAGCPVCISAEHDIISLIDSGNVEIIHLGNDKNRIEEAEKAGVKSVPALVTPNGNVLHINFGASMEDVKK, encoded by the coding sequence ATGAAAAAATCCATTTTTTATCACGCAGGATGTCCTGTATGTATCAGTGCAGAACATGATATTATCAGCCTTATAGATTCGGGAAATGTTGAAATTATTCACTTAGGAAATGACAAAAACAGAATTGAAGAGGCCGAAAAGGCAGGCGTAAAGTCTGTACCTGCTTTAGTGACACCCAACGGAAACGTACTTCATATCAATTTTGGAGCATCTATGGAAGATGTGAAAAAATAG
- a CDS encoding pyridoxamine 5'-phosphate oxidase family protein, producing the protein MSTQNLSHLEAIKKIKELSESARICMFCTELETVPVNSRPMTLQETDDSGNLWFISSGTSNKNFEIKEDRRVQLFFMNNSDSQYLSVYGEASVYKDKATIEEKWSPLAKAWFDGKDDPNVTIIRVEPKETYYWDTKAGKLVSLFSFVASAITGIKTNNSDGVEGNATI; encoded by the coding sequence ATGTCAACACAGAATCTTAGCCATCTCGAGGCGATCAAAAAAATCAAGGAACTTTCAGAAAGTGCAAGAATATGTATGTTCTGTACAGAATTGGAAACTGTTCCTGTCAATTCAAGGCCTATGACTCTTCAGGAAACGGATGATAGTGGAAATCTCTGGTTTATCAGCAGCGGAACCAGTAACAAGAATTTTGAAATCAAAGAAGACAGAAGAGTACAGTTGTTTTTCATGAATAACAGCGATTCCCAATATCTTTCGGTGTACGGAGAAGCTTCTGTTTATAAGGATAAGGCTACCATTGAAGAAAAATGGTCTCCTTTAGCGAAAGCCTGGTTCGATGGAAAAGACGATCCTAATGTTACCATTATCCGTGTAGAGCCTAAGGAAACGTATTATTGGGATACCAAAGCTGGAAAACTTGTCAGCCTGTTTAGCTTTGTCGCTTCTGCAATCACAGGAATTAAAACTAATAATTCTGACGGTGTAGAAGGAAATGCAACCATTTAG
- a CDS encoding helix-turn-helix domain-containing protein, whose translation MENTEENIRSLRLFTDGSSGLILSGDMNLYSGISEDRMPLSFFYGTLNSYKDFFSKGKFSLIAIVFQPYFLNILLKTSAKEVRNQIVSVEDVLKDKLEVFQEKLFKKANPLTIINDLNVFFTEFLSEKINMDHHIIAATQQYILQNKGAVSSKNLEKLTGYSERHLERKFEFHMGISPKKYGNIIRLHYFLSLINKRFDDKNMTTLSYEAGFYDQSHLIREFKNNIGLTPKQYLKTENKMAVNFIQL comes from the coding sequence TTGGAAAATACTGAAGAGAATATAAGGAGTTTAAGGCTGTTTACAGATGGCAGTTCCGGGCTTATTCTTTCCGGAGATATGAATCTTTATTCTGGTATTTCTGAGGATCGGATGCCGCTTTCTTTTTTTTATGGAACTCTAAATAGCTATAAAGATTTCTTCTCTAAAGGGAAATTTTCTTTGATTGCTATTGTATTCCAGCCTTATTTTTTAAATATCCTTTTAAAAACGTCCGCTAAAGAGGTTAGAAATCAGATTGTTTCTGTGGAAGATGTTTTAAAAGATAAACTGGAAGTATTTCAGGAAAAACTTTTTAAGAAAGCCAATCCTCTGACTATTATCAATGATCTGAATGTCTTTTTTACCGAATTTTTATCTGAAAAAATAAACATGGATCATCATATTATAGCGGCCACACAGCAATATATTCTTCAAAATAAAGGAGCTGTATCCTCCAAAAACTTAGAAAAACTCACAGGATATTCTGAACGTCATCTGGAAAGAAAATTTGAATTTCATATGGGAATATCACCTAAAAAATATGGAAATATTATCCGTCTTCATTACTTTTTAAGCCTTATTAATAAAAGGTTTGATGATAAAAATATGACAACTCTTTCTTATGAAGCAGGTTTTTATGACCAGTCCCATCTTATCAGGGAATTTAAAAACAATATCGGGCTTACTCCAAAACAGTATTTGAAGACAGAAAATAAAATGGCTGTCAATTTCATTCAGCTGTAA
- a CDS encoding nitrilase family protein, which produces MDIKISTAQFENKSGDKAYNLSVIEKLASQAASQGSHVIAFHECSITGYTFARKLSREQLLDMAERIPEGESIQKLQEIAAQNDITILAGLFEKDEHDHLFKAYVCVDKTGLKAKYRKLHPFINPHLTPGNEYCVFDIMGWKCGILICYDNNIIENVRATRLLGAEIIFMPHVTMCTPSTRPGAGFVDPKLWENRIADPTSLRLEFNGMKGRDWLMKWLPSRAYDNGAYIVFSNPVGMDDDQLKNGCSMIIDPFGDVIAECRSWEDSFESAVITSKKLSQSGGYRYIKARRPELYRNIIGQEHSSEQKVVWLDDKTV; this is translated from the coding sequence ATGGATATTAAAATTTCAACGGCACAATTTGAAAATAAGAGTGGAGATAAGGCGTATAATCTGTCGGTCATAGAAAAACTGGCCAGCCAGGCTGCTTCCCAGGGGTCTCATGTCATTGCTTTCCATGAATGCTCCATTACAGGGTATACTTTTGCCCGGAAACTTTCCAGGGAACAGCTTCTTGATATGGCAGAACGTATTCCGGAAGGGGAGAGTATTCAGAAACTACAAGAAATTGCAGCGCAGAATGACATCACCATATTAGCCGGGCTATTTGAAAAGGATGAACATGATCATCTTTTCAAAGCCTATGTATGTGTTGATAAAACGGGACTGAAGGCTAAATACAGAAAATTACATCCTTTTATCAATCCCCATCTTACACCCGGTAATGAATATTGTGTATTTGATATCATGGGCTGGAAGTGTGGTATTCTTATCTGCTATGACAATAATATCATTGAAAACGTCAGAGCTACAAGACTTCTTGGTGCAGAAATCATTTTTATGCCTCATGTTACGATGTGTACCCCTTCTACAAGGCCTGGAGCAGGTTTTGTAGATCCTAAGCTTTGGGAGAACAGGATAGCTGATCCTACATCTTTACGTTTAGAATTTAATGGAATGAAAGGCAGAGACTGGCTGATGAAATGGCTTCCGTCAAGAGCTTATGATAACGGGGCTTATATTGTTTTTTCAAATCCTGTCGGTATGGATGATGATCAGTTGAAAAACGGATGTTCCATGATTATAGATCCATTTGGAGACGTCATTGCAGAATGCCGGTCATGGGAAGACAGTTTTGAATCTGCGGTTATTACTTCTAAAAAGCTCAGCCAGTCAGGAGGATACAGGTACATTAAGGCAAGAAGACCTGAGTTGTACAGGAATATCATAGGACAGGAGCATTCATCTGAACAAAAAGTGGTATGGCTGGATGATAAAACGGTTTAA
- a CDS encoding rhodanese-like domain-containing protein codes for MYIVYRVYRFQTLDNGLPELIKKGAVILDVRTEKEYETGHIEGSVNISLGTIRERYVELDPAKTYITVCSHGLRSVKAENILKEKGFKNIYNGGAWSDLQQTINP; via the coding sequence ATGTATATTGTATATAGGGTTTACCGGTTTCAGACCTTAGATAACGGATTGCCTGAACTGATCAAAAAAGGAGCAGTGATTCTTGATGTAAGAACTGAAAAAGAATATGAAACGGGGCATATAGAAGGTTCGGTTAATATTTCATTAGGAACAATCAGAGAGCGGTATGTAGAATTGGATCCGGCAAAAACATATATCACCGTATGCTCGCATGGACTTCGCAGTGTAAAAGCAGAAAATATCCTGAAAGAAAAAGGTTTCAAAAATATTTACAATGGCGGTGCATGGAGCGATCTTCAACAAACAATTAATCCATAA